Proteins from a genomic interval of Pseudomonas asplenii:
- a CDS encoding NnrS family protein, with protein MQVLERSKAMAITPLFRLAFRPFFLAGCVLAALVIPLWLAAFGGTISAWTPAGGWLGWHRHELLFGFGLAIIAGFLLTAVQTWSGRPGLSGKPLAVLALLWLGARLAWLCNVPWWLLVPLELAFPLAVAVIMGRTLWAVRQRRNYPIVAVLLLLTGVDGLAVYGLLEGHEGWQRQGVLGGLWLVAAMMGLIGGRVIPFFTQRGLGRVQGVSAWPWLDGLLLAGSVLAALAYASGLALGVNTGVGLLFAVLAAGHLVRLLRWQDRALWRVPRLWSLHLAYGWLALACLVVALGHFGVSLNPSLAVHCLTIGAMGGLVLAMIVRVSLGHTGRPLEPPSGMTLAFILLNLACFSRVVLVGFFPLPALWLAGLCWTLAFALYTWRYAPMLLQARVDGHPG; from the coding sequence ATGCAAGTGCTTGAGCGCAGTAAAGCAATGGCGATCACACCGCTGTTCCGGCTGGCCTTTCGGCCATTCTTCCTCGCCGGCTGCGTGCTGGCGGCGCTGGTCATACCGCTGTGGCTGGCGGCCTTCGGCGGGACGATCAGCGCCTGGACACCGGCCGGCGGTTGGCTGGGCTGGCATCGGCATGAGTTGTTGTTCGGCTTTGGCCTGGCGATTATCGCCGGTTTCCTGCTGACCGCCGTGCAGACCTGGAGCGGTCGTCCGGGACTGTCCGGCAAGCCGCTGGCGGTGTTGGCACTGCTGTGGCTGGGCGCGCGGCTGGCCTGGCTGTGCAATGTCCCATGGTGGCTGCTGGTGCCGCTGGAACTGGCGTTCCCGCTGGCGGTAGCCGTGATCATGGGCCGTACCCTGTGGGCCGTGCGGCAGCGGCGTAACTACCCGATCGTGGCGGTGCTGCTGTTACTGACCGGGGTCGACGGTTTGGCTGTGTACGGCCTGCTCGAAGGCCATGAAGGCTGGCAGCGCCAGGGTGTGCTGGGCGGGCTCTGGCTGGTGGCGGCGATGATGGGACTGATCGGTGGGCGGGTCATTCCGTTCTTTACCCAGCGTGGCCTGGGGCGCGTCCAGGGAGTGAGCGCCTGGCCCTGGCTGGACGGGTTGCTGCTGGCAGGCTCGGTACTGGCGGCGCTGGCCTACGCCAGCGGTCTGGCGCTGGGGGTCAATACCGGAGTGGGCCTGCTGTTCGCGGTATTGGCGGCGGGGCATCTGGTGCGCCTGCTGCGCTGGCAGGACCGTGCGCTCTGGCGAGTGCCGCGGCTGTGGTCGTTGCACCTGGCCTATGGCTGGTTGGCGCTGGCCTGTCTGGTCGTCGCCCTGGGGCATTTTGGCGTGTCGCTGAACCCGAGCCTGGCGGTACATTGCCTGACCATCGGTGCCATGGGCGGACTGGTCCTGGCGATGATCGTCCGGGTCAGCCTGGGCCACACCGGGCGGCCGCTGGAGCCGCCGTCGGGGATGACCCTGGCATTCATTCTGCTGAACCTGGCGTGCTTCAGTCGGGTCGTGCTGGTCGGTTTCTTTCCCCTGCCGGCGCTTTGGCTGGCCGGCCTGTGCTGGACCCTGGCATTTGCCCTGTACACCTGGCGCTACGCGCCGATGCTGCTGCAGGCTCGGGTCGACGGGCATCCGGGCTGA
- a CDS encoding MurR/RpiR family transcriptional regulator translates to MSTEKNSFLQQLEQQFSSLTPTGKRIASYLLGNPEQLPFESADSIAQQASTTGISVGRFLRSLGYQNIDDVKKSLRGETPTSWLITDRIGAFRAEANQEDALDRSLHREIEAIQHVYGLARSEAFARIVQRIHEADAVFILGIQSTRGILTAFHSHLEYIRPKVYYVDGLSGIYAETLNSGFANPYAIIADFRAYSSVTQTFCQVAEENNLPLALITDLQCPWARDHALDLLQLKTDVGQFWDSLAPLTCLFNLVVSAVAEKYGDRLDERLARNRQLQKAFGQFEG, encoded by the coding sequence ATGTCCACGGAAAAGAACAGCTTTCTACAGCAGTTGGAGCAACAGTTCTCCAGCCTGACCCCGACCGGCAAGCGCATCGCCAGCTACCTGCTCGGCAACCCGGAACAGTTGCCGTTCGAGTCGGCCGACAGCATCGCCCAACAGGCCTCCACCACCGGCATTTCGGTGGGACGCTTCCTGCGTTCGCTGGGTTATCAGAACATCGACGACGTGAAGAAGAGCCTGCGTGGCGAGACGCCAACATCGTGGCTGATCACCGACCGGATCGGCGCCTTTCGTGCCGAGGCCAATCAGGAGGATGCCCTCGACCGCTCCCTGCATCGCGAGATCGAAGCCATCCAGCACGTCTATGGCCTGGCCCGCAGCGAGGCGTTTGCCCGCATCGTGCAGCGTATCCATGAAGCCGATGCGGTGTTCATCCTGGGGATCCAGTCGACCCGCGGGATTCTCACCGCCTTCCACAGCCACCTCGAATACATCCGTCCCAAGGTCTACTACGTCGACGGCCTCTCGGGCATCTACGCCGAAACGCTGAACTCCGGCTTCGCCAATCCCTACGCGATCATCGCCGACTTCCGGGCCTACTCCAGCGTGACCCAGACCTTCTGCCAGGTGGCCGAGGAGAACAATCTGCCCCTGGCGCTGATCACCGACCTGCAATGCCCCTGGGCGCGGGACCATGCGCTCGACCTGTTGCAACTGAAAACCGATGTCGGCCAGTTCTGGGACTCCCTCGCCCCCCTGACCTGCCTGTTCAACCTGGTGGTGTCGGCGGTGGCGGAGAAATATGGCGACCGTCTCGACGAGCGCCTGGCCCGGAACCGCCAATTGCAGAAAGCCTTCGGCCAGTTCGAAGGTTGA
- the ddpX gene encoding D-alanyl-D-alanine dipeptidase, giving the protein MNNNPLVEIDAQHYQVQIDMIYASADNLAGKVIYPTSRCRLHRQAAECLAQASRLARQAGFTLRIYDAYRPPYAQHLLWEALPNNDYVRDPHLGSHHSRGVAVDLTLIGDDGQPLDMGSAFDTMEERSHQFYPDLPIAVQRNRLLLLGVMLAAGFQAIATEWWHYELPNADDYPLLEDV; this is encoded by the coding sequence GTGAACAACAACCCCCTTGTAGAGATCGATGCCCAGCACTACCAGGTGCAGATCGACATGATCTACGCCAGCGCGGACAACCTCGCGGGAAAAGTCATCTACCCCACGAGCCGCTGCCGGCTGCACCGCCAGGCCGCCGAGTGCCTGGCGCAGGCCAGCCGACTGGCGCGCCAGGCCGGCTTCACCCTGCGCATCTATGACGCCTACCGGCCGCCCTATGCCCAGCACCTGCTGTGGGAGGCGCTGCCGAACAACGACTACGTGCGCGATCCGCACCTGGGCTCGCACCACAGCCGTGGCGTGGCGGTCGACCTGACCCTGATCGGCGACGACGGCCAGCCGCTGGACATGGGTAGCGCCTTCGACACCATGGAAGAACGCTCCCATCAGTTCTATCCCGACCTGCCCATCGCAGTGCAGCGCAATCGGCTGCTGTTGCTTGGGGTGATGCTCGCGGCCGGGTTCCAGGCCATCGCCACCGAGTGGTGGCATTACGAATTGCCGAACGCCGACGACTACCCACTGCTGGAGGACGTATAA
- a CDS encoding ABC transporter substrate-binding protein, whose translation MNPIDTVTRKTTASSGKLLLTLLCSALSLGAWQAASAAAPQDTLIIGKPADPQTLDPAVTFDNNDWTITYPSYQRLVGYKVEGDKSSTEVQGDLAESWTVSPDNLVWEFKLKAGNKFDDGAPVDANAVKFSFDRLMTLKQGPSGAFPEDMVVSVVDPQTVRFTLKTPFAPFLFTLAHNGASIINPDVVNKSSDVNAWLSSHTAGSGAFRLSNWQKGQSLTLEPNSYFAGPKPALKNVIIKIIAEPSVRRLQLEKGDLDIIEDMPEDQLGVLAKKSGVVVREFPSLRVTYLYLNNKKGPLTSVDARRGITEAVDYSGIVKGILKDKAKLMNGPIPDGMWAYDSSLPVMKQDLAAAKASLAKAPQKVTQLSYLYSDKDPNWEPIGLTLQAALAPLGINLKLEKLANATLRERVGQADYDIAAGAWSPDFADPYMFMNFWFDSKMQGLQGNRSFYSNPEVDKLIREAASTSDTAKRVELYQTAQKMVLKDSVYAYLYQKSYTLPMRDSVKGYVFNPMLEQVFNLGSMSK comes from the coding sequence ATGAACCCCATCGACACCGTGACCCGCAAGACCACTGCCAGCAGCGGCAAGCTACTGCTGACCCTGCTGTGCAGCGCCCTGAGCCTCGGCGCCTGGCAGGCTGCCAGCGCGGCAGCCCCGCAAGACACGCTGATCATCGGCAAGCCTGCCGACCCGCAGACGCTCGACCCGGCCGTGACCTTCGACAATAACGACTGGACCATCACCTATCCGTCGTACCAGCGCCTGGTCGGCTACAAGGTCGAGGGTGACAAGAGCAGCACCGAAGTCCAGGGCGACCTGGCCGAAAGCTGGACCGTATCCCCCGACAACCTGGTCTGGGAATTCAAACTCAAGGCCGGCAACAAGTTCGATGACGGCGCGCCGGTGGATGCCAACGCGGTGAAGTTTTCCTTCGACCGCCTGATGACCCTCAAGCAAGGGCCGTCCGGCGCCTTCCCAGAGGACATGGTGGTCTCGGTGGTCGACCCGCAGACCGTCCGCTTCACCCTCAAGACGCCATTCGCGCCGTTCCTGTTCACCCTGGCCCACAACGGCGCCTCGATCATCAACCCGGATGTGGTGAACAAGAGCAGCGACGTCAACGCCTGGCTGTCCAGCCACACCGCAGGCTCAGGAGCGTTCCGCCTGAGCAACTGGCAGAAAGGCCAGTCGCTGACCCTGGAACCGAACAGCTACTTCGCCGGGCCGAAGCCTGCGCTGAAAAACGTGATCATCAAGATCATCGCCGAGCCGTCAGTCCGCCGCCTGCAACTGGAAAAAGGTGATTTGGACATCATCGAGGACATGCCCGAAGACCAACTCGGCGTGCTCGCCAAGAAGTCCGGGGTAGTGGTCAGGGAGTTCCCCTCGCTGCGGGTCACCTACCTCTATCTGAACAACAAGAAGGGTCCGCTGACCAGTGTCGACGCCCGCCGTGGCATCACCGAAGCGGTGGACTACAGCGGCATCGTCAAGGGCATCCTCAAGGACAAGGCCAAGCTGATGAACGGGCCGATCCCGGATGGCATGTGGGCCTACGACAGCTCGTTGCCGGTCATGAAACAGGACCTGGCCGCCGCCAAGGCGAGCCTGGCCAAAGCACCGCAGAAGGTCACCCAGCTCAGCTACCTGTACTCCGACAAGGACCCGAACTGGGAACCGATCGGCCTGACCCTGCAAGCGGCCCTGGCCCCGCTGGGCATCAACCTCAAGCTGGAAAAACTCGCCAACGCGACCCTGCGTGAGCGCGTCGGCCAGGCCGACTACGACATCGCCGCCGGTGCCTGGAGCCCGGACTTCGCCGACCCGTACATGTTCATGAACTTCTGGTTCGACTCGAAGATGCAGGGTCTGCAGGGCAACCGCTCGTTCTACAGCAACCCCGAAGTCGACAAACTGATCCGTGAAGCGGCATCCACCAGCGACACCGCCAAGCGCGTCGAGCTGTACCAGACGGCGCAGAAAATGGTGCTCAAGGACAGCGTCTACGCCTACCTCTATCAGAAGAGCTACACCCTGCCGATGCGTGACTCGGTCAAGGGCTACGTGTTCAACCCGATGCTCGAACAGGTGTTCAACCTGGGCAGCATGAGCAAGTAA
- a CDS encoding ABC transporter permease: protein MAFLTLLRKRLLGLVLVVFGVSLITFAISHLIPGDPARLIAGDRASDALVAGIRHQLGLDLPLYQQYGRYLMDLLHGDLGTSIRTNRPVLEDLQAFFPATLELALVALLLAILAGVPLGVLSAVYHNRAIDQIARTLAVTGISTPAFWLGLGAIVLFYGQLGWLPGGGRLSEGLTPPPAFTGFYLIDSLLAGDGSLFVDALQHLILPATTLGFVTLGVVARQIRSAMLDQLGEDYIRTARAYGLSRWTVILRHALPNALIPSVTVLGLTLGDLLYGAVLTETVFAWPGMGAYVVKSIQSLDFPAVMGFAILVSFIYVLLNMAIDLLYRVIDPRIGEVS from the coding sequence ATGGCCTTCCTGACTCTGTTGCGCAAGCGCCTGCTCGGCCTGGTATTGGTCGTGTTCGGTGTTTCGCTGATTACATTCGCAATTTCCCACCTGATTCCCGGTGACCCGGCCCGGCTGATCGCAGGCGATCGTGCCAGTGATGCGCTGGTGGCCGGCATCCGCCATCAGTTGGGCCTGGACCTGCCGCTGTATCAACAATACGGCCGCTACCTGATGGACCTGCTGCACGGTGACCTCGGCACTTCGATCCGCACCAACCGGCCGGTGCTGGAGGACTTGCAGGCGTTCTTCCCCGCCACCCTGGAGCTGGCGCTGGTGGCATTGCTGCTGGCTATCCTGGCGGGGGTGCCGCTGGGCGTGTTGTCGGCGGTCTATCACAACCGCGCCATCGACCAGATCGCCCGCACCCTGGCGGTGACCGGCATTTCCACCCCGGCGTTCTGGCTGGGCCTGGGCGCCATCGTGCTGTTCTACGGCCAGCTTGGCTGGCTGCCCGGCGGCGGCCGCCTCTCCGAAGGGCTGACACCGCCGCCGGCCTTTACCGGCTTCTATCTGATCGATTCGCTGCTGGCCGGCGACGGCAGTTTGTTCGTCGACGCGCTGCAGCACCTGATCCTGCCGGCCACCACCCTCGGTTTCGTGACCCTGGGCGTGGTCGCGCGGCAGATCCGCTCGGCAATGCTCGATCAACTCGGCGAGGACTACATCCGCACGGCACGGGCATACGGCCTGTCGCGCTGGACGGTGATCCTGCGTCACGCCCTGCCCAACGCCTTGATCCCGTCAGTGACCGTGCTCGGCCTGACCCTCGGCGACCTGCTCTACGGTGCGGTGCTGACCGAAACCGTGTTCGCCTGGCCCGGCATGGGCGCCTACGTGGTCAAGTCGATCCAGTCGCTGGATTTCCCGGCAGTGATGGGCTTCGCGATCCTGGTGTCCTTCATCTATGTGCTGCTGAACATGGCCATCGATCTTCTGTACCGCGTGATCGACCCACGCATCGGCGAGGTGAGCTGA
- the ddpC gene encoding D,D-dipeptide ABC transporter permease, translating to MSVTLSATRSPRWSDKLAYLAYQIRRSPLTMAGLAITTLVLLCMIFAPWLASHDPNALNLAERLAPPSAEHWFGTDEVGRDIFSRVLFGSQQSVGVGLFVAFASCLIGGLLGCFSGVIGGRFDALIMRLMDIMLSVPSLVLIMALAAALGASLFNAMLAITLVRIPSYVRLARGQALSIRQMGYVKAAQTFGAGRWHMVHWHVARNAMPPLLVQLSLDIGSAILMASALGFIGLGAQQPTAEWGAMVATGRNYILDNWWYSTFPGLAILITATGFNLLGDGVRDLLDPRQQGK from the coding sequence ATGTCCGTAACCTTGAGTGCAACACGCTCCCCACGCTGGAGCGACAAGCTCGCCTACCTGGCTTACCAGATCCGCCGCAGCCCGCTGACCATGGCCGGCCTGGCGATCACCACCCTCGTACTGCTGTGCATGATCTTCGCGCCGTGGCTCGCCAGCCACGATCCCAACGCGCTGAACCTGGCCGAGCGCCTGGCACCACCCTCCGCCGAGCACTGGTTCGGCACCGACGAGGTCGGCCGGGATATCTTCAGCCGTGTGCTGTTCGGCAGCCAGCAATCAGTCGGCGTCGGCCTGTTCGTGGCCTTTGCCTCTTGCCTGATCGGTGGCCTGCTGGGCTGCTTCTCGGGGGTGATCGGCGGACGCTTCGATGCGCTGATCATGCGTCTGATGGACATCATGCTGTCGGTACCGTCGCTGGTGCTGATCATGGCCCTGGCCGCAGCGCTGGGCGCCAGCCTGTTCAACGCCATGCTGGCGATCACCCTGGTGAGGATTCCGTCCTATGTGCGCCTGGCCCGCGGCCAGGCCCTGAGCATTCGTCAGATGGGCTACGTCAAGGCCGCACAGACCTTCGGCGCCGGGCGCTGGCACATGGTCCACTGGCACGTGGCGCGCAACGCCATGCCACCGTTGCTGGTGCAACTGAGCCTGGATATCGGCAGCGCCATCCTCATGGCTTCGGCCCTCGGCTTCATCGGCCTCGGTGCCCAGCAACCGACCGCCGAATGGGGCGCGATGGTCGCCACCGGACGCAACTACATCCTCGACAACTGGTGGTACTCGACCTTTCCCGGCCTGGCGATCCTGATCACCGCCACCGGCTTCAACCTGCTCGGCGATGGCGTACGCGATCTGCTCGACCCACGGCAACAGGGGAAATGA
- a CDS encoding ABC transporter ATP-binding protein, translating to MNSPTPVLAIDNLSLEFPAYKHNVKALNGVSLHVNPGEIVGVVGESGSGKSVTAMLSMRLLPERSYRITAGSLRMLERDMLNAREKDLLHIRGRDAAMIFQEPMTALNPTRRIGRQMLDVIIHHQKISAAEARQKAIALLRDMHIASPEQVLDAYPFELSGGMRQRVMIALAFSCEPQLLIADEPTTALDVTVQRQVLLLLREKARQKGTAILLITHDMALVSQFCDRVYVMYTGAVVEQGNTAEVMGNPQHPYTRGLLSGLPEMVEPGQPLQTIPGQVPNLASLPEGCTFGERCPHRMSACAQRPSLTPINGNAQRKSACWLPAQELSQ from the coding sequence ATGAACTCGCCCACTCCCGTTTTGGCCATCGATAACCTGAGCCTGGAGTTCCCGGCCTACAAACACAACGTCAAGGCGCTCAACGGCGTCTCGCTGCACGTCAATCCCGGCGAGATCGTCGGGGTGGTCGGAGAGTCCGGTTCGGGCAAGTCGGTCACGGCCATGCTCAGCATGCGCCTGCTGCCCGAACGCAGTTACCGCATTACCGCCGGCAGTCTGCGCATGCTCGAACGCGACATGCTCAATGCCCGTGAAAAGGACCTGCTGCACATTCGTGGTCGCGATGCGGCGATGATCTTCCAGGAACCGATGACTGCCCTGAACCCGACCCGGCGTATCGGCCGGCAGATGCTCGACGTGATCATCCACCACCAGAAGATCAGCGCCGCCGAGGCCCGCCAGAAGGCCATCGCCCTGCTCCGCGACATGCACATCGCCAGCCCCGAACAGGTGCTGGACGCCTACCCCTTCGAGCTGTCCGGCGGCATGCGCCAGCGGGTGATGATCGCCCTGGCGTTCTCCTGCGAGCCGCAGTTGCTGATCGCCGACGAGCCGACCACCGCGCTGGACGTTACCGTACAACGCCAGGTGCTGCTGTTGCTGCGCGAGAAGGCTCGGCAGAAAGGCACCGCGATCCTGCTGATCACCCATGACATGGCCCTGGTGTCGCAGTTCTGCGATCGGGTCTATGTGATGTATACCGGCGCCGTGGTCGAGCAAGGCAACACCGCCGAGGTGATGGGTAACCCACAGCACCCGTACACCCGTGGCCTGCTCAGCGGCCTGCCGGAGATGGTCGAACCGGGGCAGCCGCTGCAGACCATTCCCGGGCAGGTTCCGAACCTGGCCTCGTTGCCCGAGGGCTGCACCTTTGGCGAACGCTGCCCGCACCGCATGTCCGCCTGCGCCCAGCGTCCGTCGCTCACCCCTATCAATGGCAACGCGCAGCGCAAGAGCGCCTGCTGGCTGCCGGCCCAGGAGCTGTCGCAATGA
- a CDS encoding oligopeptide/dipeptide ABC transporter ATP-binding protein: MNSAVLHPQPETAPEILRLDDVRVRFPVSNDWLGRPRGYAHALNGIDLQVRAGETLGVVGESGCGKSTLAQLLMGLIAPSSGALNWSEGGSGQAGSNVQIVFQDPQSSLDPRLPIWRIITEPLYARGHASREQMREIAARVASQVGIRPEYLDRFPHQFSGGQRQRIAIARALSSNPDIIVLDEPTSALDISVQAQILNLLAELQRARKLTYILISHNVSVVRHMADRVAVMYLGQIVELGSAAQVLDQPQHPYTRLLLEAVPRLGVPLQADQVAAPTELPGNRCLPQGCFFRERCPMCTVGCEKPQVMVGAEQQRVRCHIQR; encoded by the coding sequence ATGAACAGTGCCGTCCTTCATCCGCAGCCGGAAACGGCGCCCGAGATCCTGCGGCTCGACGATGTCCGCGTACGCTTCCCGGTCAGCAACGACTGGCTCGGCCGTCCGCGCGGCTACGCCCATGCCCTGAACGGCATCGACCTGCAGGTCAGGGCCGGCGAGACCCTGGGCGTCGTCGGTGAATCGGGCTGTGGCAAAAGCACCCTGGCCCAGTTGCTGATGGGCCTGATCGCCCCCAGCAGCGGCGCGCTGAACTGGTCCGAGGGAGGCAGCGGCCAGGCCGGCAGCAACGTGCAGATCGTCTTCCAGGACCCGCAATCGTCCCTCGACCCGCGTCTGCCGATCTGGCGCATCATCACCGAGCCGCTGTACGCCCGTGGTCATGCCTCCCGCGAGCAGATGCGCGAGATCGCCGCCAGGGTCGCCTCCCAGGTGGGCATCCGCCCGGAATACCTGGATCGTTTCCCGCACCAGTTCTCCGGTGGCCAGCGCCAGCGCATCGCGATTGCCCGGGCGCTGTCATCGAACCCGGACATCATCGTCCTCGACGAACCGACCTCCGCCCTGGACATCTCGGTGCAGGCGCAGATCCTCAACCTGCTGGCGGAGCTGCAACGGGCGCGCAAGCTGACCTACATCCTGATCTCCCACAACGTCTCGGTGGTGCGGCACATGGCCGACCGGGTGGCAGTGATGTACCTGGGACAGATCGTCGAGCTGGGCAGCGCAGCCCAGGTACTGGACCAGCCGCAGCATCCGTACACTCGCCTGCTGCTGGAAGCGGTGCCGCGCCTGGGCGTGCCTTTACAGGCCGACCAGGTCGCGGCGCCGACCGAACTGCCGGGCAACCGGTGCCTGCCGCAGGGGTGTTTCTTTCGCGAGCGCTGCCCGATGTGTACGGTCGGCTGTGAAAAGCCCCAGGTCATGGTGGGGGCTGAGCAGCAGCGGGTCAGGTGTCATATTCAGCGCTGA
- a CDS encoding type II toxin-antitoxin system YafO family toxin, with protein sequence MAVEVSFHPETFEAFFEPVDVQHPGFSSALKNEFERYIGSNRSCLPSIFGRDAPYTQPSLALQACMMHIHVRIPPARFRNDTPQRDRVCKAGRPGEDAALVYVPGELYEDRYLILAFLWPDAHGKARNQAAMKYLARLAQQWREKN encoded by the coding sequence ATGGCAGTTGAGGTTTCCTTCCATCCAGAGACATTTGAAGCGTTCTTTGAGCCTGTTGACGTCCAACACCCTGGATTTTCTTCTGCCTTGAAGAACGAGTTTGAGCGCTATATCGGATCAAACCGGTCGTGCTTACCCTCGATTTTCGGAAGAGATGCGCCATACACCCAGCCCTCCCTCGCCCTGCAGGCGTGCATGATGCACATCCATGTCAGAATCCCACCGGCAAGGTTTCGTAACGATACGCCTCAACGAGACAGGGTTTGCAAAGCGGGTCGGCCCGGCGAAGACGCTGCACTCGTGTACGTCCCCGGAGAGCTGTATGAGGACAGGTACTTGATTCTGGCCTTCCTCTGGCCTGACGCGCACGGCAAAGCACGAAACCAGGCGGCCATGAAGTACCTGGCTCGTCTGGCACAGCAGTGGCGAGAAAAAAACTGA
- a CDS encoding His-Xaa-Ser system protein HxsD codes for MGWTQTITVDSDVYPLHIAQRTAYALADSLSILISLDGKAIKLDVTPTLIAGTSGTFPSSPEARELVLRHLNDFTLRDQIQRETSGLRELLATAALRGAGA; via the coding sequence ATGGGTTGGACACAAACAATAACCGTTGATAGCGACGTGTACCCTCTGCACATTGCTCAGCGCACGGCCTATGCCTTGGCCGACAGCCTTTCCATTCTGATCAGCCTGGACGGTAAGGCTATCAAGCTCGACGTGACCCCCACATTGATCGCAGGCACAAGCGGCACCTTTCCCTCTTCGCCCGAGGCTCGCGAACTGGTCCTCAGACACCTTAACGATTTCACCCTGCGTGATCAGATTCAACGTGAAACCTCAGGTTTACGCGAGCTGCTGGCTACTGCCGCATTGCGGGGCGCCGGAGCCTGA
- the hxsB gene encoding His-Xaa-Ser system radical SAM maturase HxsB, whose amino-acid sequence MSSLLIAKETGYSLLPFRFLRLNGTNNQNILLTAETGEYLFAPETLLSQLVHKRLEVDSPTYKDLLARHFIYEPDGHDPIPEMAAQYRSRKSFLLDGPALHIFVVTLRCNHTCQYCQVSRAPQSDAGHDMSAHDALHAVDRLFESPSQVLTVEFQGGEPLLAFERIQQIVETVAARNEREQRSIQYVITTTLHHLTDSILNFAEKHSIQFSTSLDGPAFLHNANRPTPNKDAYERTIEGIRQVRARLGHDAVSALTTLTSRSLEHPHAIIDEYVAQGFNSISLRPLSPYGFAKTSARRLDYSMSDFLGFYKKALAYLIEINAKGTFLSEGYASLLLTNILTPFSSGYVDLRSPLGAGVGTLLYNYDGDVYPSDESRMLLEMGESGLRLGSVEQPLSELLASPVIELLLASGIAETIPGCSDCALVPYCGADPIEHFARQGDPVGHRSFSSFCEKNMGLLTHLFTLLRDGNQQTQRVLMSWLSRRSLSDLPVAGYRG is encoded by the coding sequence ATGAGTTCATTGTTGATTGCCAAGGAAACAGGTTACAGCCTCCTTCCATTCAGATTCCTGCGCCTGAACGGCACCAATAACCAAAACATCCTGCTCACTGCGGAAACTGGCGAGTATCTGTTTGCTCCAGAAACGCTCCTGAGCCAGTTGGTCCACAAGAGACTGGAAGTCGATTCACCCACTTACAAAGACCTGTTGGCTCGACACTTCATCTATGAACCCGATGGACACGACCCTATTCCCGAGATGGCAGCACAATACCGCAGCCGCAAGAGCTTCCTGCTCGACGGCCCCGCCCTGCACATTTTCGTCGTGACGCTGCGTTGCAACCACACCTGCCAGTATTGCCAGGTCTCCCGGGCACCTCAGAGCGATGCGGGACATGACATGTCAGCCCATGACGCCCTTCACGCTGTCGACCGACTGTTCGAGTCGCCATCCCAAGTGCTGACAGTCGAGTTCCAGGGCGGCGAACCCTTACTCGCATTCGAACGCATCCAGCAGATTGTTGAAACTGTCGCCGCCAGAAACGAGCGGGAGCAGCGCAGTATTCAATACGTAATCACCACGACACTGCACCATTTGACCGATTCGATCCTGAACTTTGCCGAAAAACACAGCATCCAGTTTTCAACGTCCTTGGACGGCCCGGCATTTCTACATAACGCCAATCGGCCTACGCCGAACAAGGACGCCTACGAACGCACCATCGAGGGCATTCGTCAGGTAAGAGCCCGGCTCGGACACGATGCGGTATCAGCGTTGACCACCCTCACGTCGAGAAGCCTGGAGCATCCTCACGCAATCATCGACGAATATGTCGCCCAAGGATTCAACAGCATCTCCCTACGCCCACTCAGCCCTTATGGTTTTGCCAAGACCTCGGCACGCCGTCTCGATTACTCGATGAGCGACTTCCTCGGTTTCTACAAGAAAGCCTTGGCCTACCTGATCGAGATAAACGCCAAGGGAACGTTCCTTTCAGAAGGTTATGCGTCACTGCTGCTGACCAACATCCTGACACCGTTTTCATCCGGCTACGTCGATCTGCGCTCTCCCCTCGGTGCGGGCGTAGGCACGCTGCTCTACAACTACGATGGAGATGTATATCCCTCCGATGAGTCGCGCATGTTGCTGGAAATGGGAGAAAGCGGACTGCGACTGGGGAGCGTGGAACAACCTTTGAGCGAACTGCTCGCTTCACCGGTCATCGAGTTACTGCTGGCTTCCGGTATCGCCGAAACAATTCCAGGCTGCTCGGATTGCGCCCTGGTTCCCTACTGCGGAGCCGACCCCATCGAGCATTTTGCCCGCCAGGGTGATCCCGTCGGGCATCGCTCTTTCAGCTCTTTCTGTGAAAAGAACATGGGGCTGCTCACTCACTTGTTCACCTTGTTGCGCGATGGCAATCAGCAAACTCAAAGGGTGCTGATGAGCTGGCTGTCACGCCGCTCGCTGAGCGATCTCCCCGTTGCCGGATACAGGGGCTGA